Within the Vagococcus carniphilus genome, the region GATTGTTGATCATACCATTCATATTGCAGATTTAGTTTATTGGTTATTTGATGTTGAAATTGATAGTGTTTGGGCTCAAGGATTAACAGCAGTTAGTGATATTGAAACTGAGGACACAGGCTTATTACATGTTCGCTTCAAATCAGGGGAACTTTTAAGTTTAGATACATCTTGGAATCGCCCAGGAAACTATCCTGTTTGGGGAGACGCTATGTTAGAAATTATTTCTGAAAAAGGACGAACCGTAGTAGATGGTTTTGGAAGAAAAGCAGAACTATTTTTAGAAGGTGATAAAGCCAATCAATGGGTTTTCTATGAAACAGATATGGACATGGCTATGTTTGAAAACTTTAAAGAAGTAATTGAATTAGATAAACCATCACCTGTAGATGGAAATGCCGGGAAGTTTACTATTGAGATGTTTGAGATGGCCTATCAATCCATTGAAGCTAGTGAACGTGTTACAAGAAAGGAAGTTGTAGAATAATGAAAATAGGTGTTAATAGTTGGTCTTTACCAAATAATTTAACAGTAGAAGAAACGTTTCAATTAGCTAAAGAAGCAGGTTTTGAAACGATTGAATTTAATATGGCAGAAGAAGTGAAAGTAGAAAGTATTGTATCTGATCTAGGGTTGGAAGATACGGTACATTTAACACTTAATATGAGAGAAGATGAGCTTTTAAAAATAAAGCAATTATCAGAAAAATATGACTTACCTATTAGTAGTATAGCAACTGCTCTTCATTGGAAATATCCATTAAATGATCCTGACCCAACAGTAAGAGAACAAGGAAAAGAAGTAGCTAGACGCATGATTGATGCTTGTTATATCTTAGGTGGAGATACTGTTTTAATCGTTCCAGGTGTGGTAAATGAAGAACGACCTTATGATACATGTTATGAGCTAGCAAAAGAAGCTTTTATCGAACTAGCGCCTTACGCTGAGGAGAAAGGGATTTATTTAGGCGTAGAAAATGTCTGGAATAAATTTTTATATAGTCCACTTGAGATGCGTCAATTTATTGATGAGATAAATCATCCCTATGTTAAAGTTTACTTTGATGCAGGAAATGTTTTACAGTTTGGCTTCCCAGATCAATGGGTACGCATATTGGGAGAACGTATTGCTAAAGTACATGTGAAAGACTTTAATACAGCAGTAGGCAATATTAACGGCTTTACAACCCTTTTAGCAGGTAGTTTAAATTGGCCTAGACTTATGGAGTCATTAAAAGAAATAGGCTACACAGGCCCAATTACAGCTGAATTATCACCATATGCTTATGAAGGGGATCAATTAGCAAGAGATACAGCTAAAGCGATTAAACGGTTGGTAAATATGTAAAAAAATCCACGAACTAACTACGTTTAAGTAGTAGTTTGTGGATTTTTTTTGAGTGAATTGTACAAATTGGTTTATTTATTAATTGCATCAATTAATGGACGAGCAGAGGTACTATCCAAATCTACAACTGCTCCTTCAATGTAGGCAGAACTAAAAAAATCATTTGGGTATATTTTTTGTGTTACATAAGATTTAATGGAAAAATTTGGCAAAACATAAGCAAAAATAATGTAGGAATCATCGTTAGTATTTTTTAAATAAACATTGTATTCATAACGATTTCCTTTTGAAAAGTAAATTAATTCAGTTTTTCTTATCTTATTTTTAGGAATTTCTTTTTTTATGGCATAAGAATAGAATTCTTTTTCTAGTCTATATTCGTAAGTTTTTTTGGTAATAAAAAAGATAAATAGGAAAGAAAGCACAGTTAATATTAAAATATTTCTGATTTTCTTTTTCATAGCGGATTCTCCTATATTTATTATTCTAAGTTAGAGTCAACAGAATATTTTAAATAAATGCAACAGATAAAAAAGATTAAGCATTCTAAAAGTAATAACCAAATAATACCCGTTCTCGAAAAGAAAAAAACAATAATTTCTGATAGGCAAATGACAGAACCGATAAATAGTAAAAATGTAGAAATAGTTTTAAAGAAATGCCCCAATAAAAGTTGTGCTTGATCCCAATTTTCTTTAGAAGACATAGATTTTTTTGTTCTAAATCCTTCAAATTTATTAATTTTTTTAGGAGGTTCTGACAAGTAAGTCTTTGAAAAGTGTAAAAATAGAAAAGAAAAAATGAGTAGTAGCATCAATCTCTCCTCCTTGTGCTAGTTAAATAATTATAGCATGATAAAACATATTTGTTTAACTAGTTGTGTTTTATGTTATTTTATGCGCATTTACGAATGAAAAGGTATATAATTAACAGGGTAGTGTATAGGATAAACTTTTTAACAGATAGTAGTTGTTGGTATAAGAAAAAATTGAGTGAATATGAAGGAGATTTTTTTATGAAAAAAGAAGATTGGTTAAATTCTGGTTTTTATTTTGTACTTGTTGTGGTAATACTCTTTTTTTTAGATTTTACATCTAATCGATTAATTCAGTTTGGTATAGCGCTTATTGGTGCAATCGTTGGAAATCTGATTCATAAGAAATTTATAAAACCTAAATTATAAATAATAAAAAACTAAGAACAGCTTTCGGATTTTGAAAGCCTTTCTTAGTTTTTATTTATTCTGATAAATTGAGTATGCCGTCTAATTTTTCTTTGATTAAAGGCGTTAAGTTGTGATTCACCATGATGACAGTAATATCGTCCATACTTAAAATTAGATTTTCAATTTCATAAGCCGTCTCTTTATCTAAACTAGATGTACTTTCGTCTAGTAAAATAATTTTTTTGTTTCTGATAAGTCCTCTTGCTAAAGCTATCCGTTGTCTCTGTCCACCAGAAACATTGTTGCCAGATTCTTTTAAGCTAAAATCTAAATTATTAGCAAATTGGCTCAATTGAACTTGTTTTAATACTTCTTTTATTTCCTCATCGTCAAAGCAATCACCTAAAACGATATTTTCACGAATAGAACCTTCTAGTATATAAGGATTTTGGTCAATGTATAAAATAAAATCTAAAACGCTATCCTTAGAAATAGTATTCAATTCAATATCATTTAAAACAATGCTTCCTTCATAATCCGAGAGATTATTATTTAGGATATTTAGTAAAGTTGATTTTCCTGAACCGCTTTTACCAATGACAGCGTATTTTCCATTTGGTTGAAAATGATAGTTAATATTTCTGAATAAAAAATTCTTTTTATCGTATGAATAACCTGTATTTTTAAGGATAATTCCGGAGCCAATCTTATCAATAGGATAATTTTCGTGGTCCGCATCATTAACAGAGAATATAAAATTATTAATATTTTCAAATAAAGGAGCAACACTTTGAATACTAGAAATATTTTGACTAGAAGAACCAACAAGATTAAAAATTTTTGCTGATAGATTAGAGACCGTCCAGATGATTCCTATAGGAATTATCTGGCGAAAAGCTAAATAGCCGGACATAGAAAAAGCAGTAATTTGACCAACGATATTACTTACTCCACCTAAAACAGCAACGAGAGCAACCAAATGATATTGTGAATTTTTCTTGTTTGCTAAAATTAGAAATTCTTTCTTTATTTTTTCTACAAAGTAGGGTGAATTCTTAAAATTATAGAAAGTACTATAACCAGATAGTAATTGAGTCGTGGTTGAAGTACACACTTCATTTTGACTCGTCACGCTAAGAGTTGCCTTTTTCAATTTTTTATTTAATAGCCTAGGTAGCTGAATTAAAAAGATGCTTTCAACCAATACTAGTAAAAACAGCGACCAGTGAATTAAAAAGAGAGTTACTAACGAGAAAATCAATGTAATAACACCTGCAAATAATTCATAGAATTTTTCAAAGGCAATCTGTTCAATCTGGTTTGTATCATTAATAAGGCGTGAGGTATAACTACCAATAGTTTGCTTTTTAAATTCTAAGGGAGACATTTTAGCGATCCTATTAATAATTTGATATCTAAGGTAGTTTGACATTTTCTGGATTGTTTTATTAATATATTTTATTTGGAAATAAAGGAAGAAAAGTAAAAAAATATTAGCAACGATTAATAGGAATGTGTAATTTAGAAATTGGTTCCAATCAAATTTTATCAAAGCATCGAGTATGGAAGAGAGCATAAGAGTACTGACAATTGAACTGATAGATACTAACGAAATAAAAAATAAGACACACAAATTATCTTTCCAGTGGATGAGAATTATTTTTTTCATTTTTTTATCTCCTTAATAATAAATAATCAACTTCTATTTTATTTATCCAATATTTATATCTATTGTGAACTTGTTAACTTGAAATGTAAACTACAAGTACAAGATATGGTAAGTGAGAAGTTAAGATTACGATAAGTTAATTTACACATGATATAATAAAGGAAAAGCAATGGAGGGATTTTTATGTCAGAGAAAAAACTACTAAAGTCAGAAAAAATCCGTATTAAAAATGATAAGTTGCGAGCAAAAGGGAAAGATCCTTTAAAGGGGTCAAAAGCAATAGCCAATAATGGCATTAGTTCTAGTGCGATGGCAGGTTCTTCTGGAACTAACCCTGCAAATTTAGAACGTAAAGGAACTAAGGCGTTAAATGAACAAGACTAGTTACTTAGTTGGGTGATTTAGTTAATTAATATAAATAAAAAGCAAAATCTTAACTTAATAGGATTCTGCTTTTTTATCTAAAGATACATTTATTTAGTATAAACCAATTCATATTCAGTGCCTAAATCATCTATTAGTCGATTGTCGTTTGAGTCTGACATTTGGAATTCTTTGTTGATATCATTTCCTTTGATAAGAACTTTCTTATCTTTCTTTTCTATTGAAAAAGTGACATTTTTAAGTGATTTGACAAACTTATTATCAAATTCTTTTTTAGTTAATTTTGCCTTAGGAAATTCTTTATTAATCTGCTTGATCTCGTTGTTGATTTTAGCGTCATACTCAGTATCTGAGGGAGATTTATTAGGATTTAAAAAAGGCGAGAATGAGAGAGAGACATCCAAGTTACCATCTTCAAAAACATAGTAGCCATTTTCTTGTAAACTGTCACCACTTTTAACGATTTGGTTAATTTGAGCTGTTTTTACATTACTTTTGTTCGTTGAACATCCGGCAATGGCTAGAAGTAGGACTGTCAGAGGTAAAACTAATTTAAAAAATTTTTTTAGTATTTTCATTTCAATCACTCCTCTTTTTTTTATTATACCATGTAAGTAGCTTATTATTTTATGATATGATATCTCTAAGGGGTTGATATAAATGAAAAAATCGAATTATCTCTATATTTTATATGGTGTATGGATTGCTATGTTTTTTGTTTTAACTTTTTTCTCTTCAAAAAATTATAGTTTGTTTTTTTTATATGCTGTCATCATGTTTCCAACGAGTCAGTATGTCATGAAAAAAAGAAAAGCAGAGATAAACCAAATGTGGGGATTGGTAGAAGAATTAGATATGCCCATTCAGACACTAAGTCAAATTTCTGGGATAGGTGTATTGGATTTAAAAGCAACTAAATTTAAAGATAATGGGGCATATTTTCCTAGTCAAAAACAAGTTAAACAAACAATTGAACAGTTAAAACAAATAAAAAACTCAACGGCTGAAAATCAATAATTGATTTTGTCGTTGAGTTTATTTATTTAATCTCTATGTCTCAAAAATTATTAAACGCGTTCAACTTTTCCTGATTTCAAAGCACGAGCAGAAACCCAAACTTTTTTAGGCTTACCGTCAACTAAGATACGGACTTTTTGTAGGTTTGCACCCCAAGTACGTTTAGAAGCGTTCATTGCGTGAGAGCGAGTGTTACCAGATCTAGCTTTTCGCCCAGTTATATAACATTCTTTTGCCATGATATTCCCTCCTTTGCTTTGAATATATCATTTGTACAATAATCACACTAGAATAATTTATCATAATTCTGTCGTTTATGCAATAAGAATTTTATTAGATTTTCAATTGGAATGAAAAAAAGCTGACGATATATGATTTTTTCTTTAACATTATTGTAGATTGTGATAAACTGAGGGATGATAATGGGAATTACTGACTATAGGGAGGTAGCAAAATGGCTGTAAAAATTAAAACACAGACTGGTACCATTGAAATTTCTAATGATGTTATCGCTACTGTTGTGGGTGGAGCTGCAACAGATATCTATGGTATCGTTGGAATGGCAAGCAAAAATCAAATTAAAGATAATGTAAATGATATTTTAGGAAAAGAAAACTACTCACGTGGTGTTGTCGTACGTCAAGAAGAAAATGGCGTAGCGGTAGATGTTTATATCATGGTGAGCTATGGAACAAAAATTTCTGAAGTTAGTCGTAACGTGCAAGAAAAAGTGAAATACAATCTTGAAACAATGCTCGGGGTTGTCGCAAATTCTGTTAATATTTTTATCCAAGGTGTCAGAGTACAACCTGAATAAAATGTGATTGCACAGCATATGATGATATATGTTTTTGAATGAAATGAGGAGG harbors:
- a CDS encoding sugar phosphate isomerase/epimerase family protein, with product MKIGVNSWSLPNNLTVEETFQLAKEAGFETIEFNMAEEVKVESIVSDLGLEDTVHLTLNMREDELLKIKQLSEKYDLPISSIATALHWKYPLNDPDPTVREQGKEVARRMIDACYILGGDTVLIVPGVVNEERPYDTCYELAKEAFIELAPYAEEKGIYLGVENVWNKFLYSPLEMRQFIDEINHPYVKVYFDAGNVLQFGFPDQWVRILGERIAKVHVKDFNTAVGNINGFTTLLAGSLNWPRLMESLKEIGYTGPITAELSPYAYEGDQLARDTAKAIKRLVNM
- a CDS encoding DUF3139 domain-containing protein, which gives rise to MKKKIRNILILTVLSFLFIFFITKKTYEYRLEKEFYSYAIKKEIPKNKIRKTELIYFSKGNRYEYNVYLKNTNDDSYIIFAYVLPNFSIKSYVTQKIYPNDFFSSAYIEGAVVDLDSTSARPLIDAINK
- a CDS encoding SdpI family protein, giving the protein MLLLIFSFLFLHFSKTYLSEPPKKINKFEGFRTKKSMSSKENWDQAQLLLGHFFKTISTFLLFIGSVICLSEIIVFFFSRTGIIWLLLLECLIFFICCIYLKYSVDSNLE
- a CDS encoding ATP-binding cassette domain-containing protein encodes the protein MKKIILIHWKDNLCVLFFISLVSISSIVSTLMLSSILDALIKFDWNQFLNYTFLLIVANIFLLFFLYFQIKYINKTIQKMSNYLRYQIINRIAKMSPLEFKKQTIGSYTSRLINDTNQIEQIAFEKFYELFAGVITLIFSLVTLFLIHWSLFLLVLVESIFLIQLPRLLNKKLKKATLSVTSQNEVCTSTTTQLLSGYSTFYNFKNSPYFVEKIKKEFLILANKKNSQYHLVALVAVLGGVSNIVGQITAFSMSGYLAFRQIIPIGIIWTVSNLSAKIFNLVGSSSQNISSIQSVAPLFENINNFIFSVNDADHENYPIDKIGSGIILKNTGYSYDKKNFLFRNINYHFQPNGKYAVIGKSGSGKSTLLNILNNNLSDYEGSIVLNDIELNTISKDSVLDFILYIDQNPYILEGSIRENIVLGDCFDDEEIKEVLKQVQLSQFANNLDFSLKESGNNVSGGQRQRIALARGLIRNKKIILLDESTSSLDKETAYEIENLILSMDDITVIMVNHNLTPLIKEKLDGILNLSE
- the rpmB gene encoding 50S ribosomal protein L28, yielding MAKECYITGRKARSGNTRSHAMNASKRTWGANLQKVRILVDGKPKKVWVSARALKSGKVERV
- a CDS encoding Asp23/Gls24 family envelope stress response protein, with protein sequence MAVKIKTQTGTIEISNDVIATVVGGAATDIYGIVGMASKNQIKDNVNDILGKENYSRGVVVRQEENGVAVDVYIMVSYGTKISEVSRNVQEKVKYNLETMLGVVANSVNIFIQGVRVQPE